The Glycine soja cultivar W05 chromosome 8, ASM419377v2, whole genome shotgun sequence genome has a window encoding:
- the LOC114422672 gene encoding ubiquinol-cytochrome-c reductase complex assembly factor 1-like, whose product MLRRWSKAVTPISKFGSQQSHLNFVKDVTRQSYAGVAPAPTTIEDKPQPPVVKLDKMFWSKPCSLALPRDSPLKAEEPDYQGIKRFMLKLMLFYSKQSKSIRGANVVYRRIVSQIDKPPIYEVFNLEKTFKTTFSLLVLHMWLCLRRLKQEGNEGVEFGQYLYEIYNHDVELRVSKAGVNLLLTKWMKELEKIFYGNIVAYDTAILPEAKPGDFSNVIWRNIFSEDGSSTPDSAASQSVKAMARYARREVSCMTLTDKEALYSGNFMFTSLKHENKSGKGPQ is encoded by the exons ATGTTGCGAAGATGGAGCAAAGCAGTTACTCCAATCTCCAAATTTGGATCGCAGCAGAGTCATTTGAATTTCGTGAAGGACGTCACGCGCCAAAGCTACGCCGGGGTTGCACCCGCGCCAACAACGATAGAGGATAAACCTCAACCCCCCGTG GTTAAACTTGACAAAATGTTTTGGTCTAAGCCCTGTTCGCTGGCCCTGCCCCGGGACTCACCCCTCAAAGCTGAAGAACCTGATTATCAGGGCATCAAGCGTTTCATGCTCAAGCTCATGCTGTTTTATAGTAAGCAGAGCAAGTCAATTCGAGGCGCTAATGTTGTGTACCGAAGAATTGTTTCTCAAATTGATAAACCTCCCATTTATGAAG TGTTTAACTTGGAGAAAACATTCAAAACAACATTCTCTTTACTTGTACTTCATATGTGGTTATGTTTGCGTCGCTTGAAGCAAGAGGGAAATGAGGGTGTTGAATTTGGCCAGTACCTTTATGAGATTTACAATCATGATGTGGAGCTAAGAGTCTCTAAAGCTGGA GTTAACCTACTACTGACTAAGTGGATGAAAGAGCTCGAGAAGATTTTTTATGGGAACATTGTTGCTTATGATACTGCCATACTTCCAGAAGCTAAACCGGGTGATTTTTCTAATGTTATATGGAG GAATATATTCTCTGAAGATGGTTCTTCAACACCAGATTCTGCTGCATCTCAATCAGTAAAG GCGATGGCCAGATATGCTCGCCGTGAAGTAAGTTGCATGACCTTAACAG ATAAAGAAGCACTATATTCAGGGAATTTTATGTTCACCTCTTTGAAGCATGAGAACAAAAGCGGAAAGGGGCCTCAATGA
- the LOC114423098 gene encoding RING-H2 finger protein ATL54-like, producing MGLHHHHHRKLMPLPEKICGLICHVKKSEPCSSDCKVCLKICLTNPQYPSFYYSPPPPQVPPFQSYDDVVDGADQAYNHKISTYLFLALALLTAAFFVVSCRAIYTRFSSRRRVSSPSTSRRQTQTHHDDDDFVDDEEHHGRMVDHPIWYIRTLGLQQSIINAITVCKYKKGEGLIEGTDCAVCLSEFQEDENLRLLPKCQHAFHLPCIDTWLRSHTNCPMCRAPIVAEIESSSFVDSNSLENSHMEVLENSAPGGSELMNNNRVEEVGQLEEVVDDDGVRVCETETPVEDVAASIRPRRSFSLDSFSVANFNLALATAESYGNSKRVQGGVDDIDDPTASKGVIGNDLATSSKGSSSFRLTRYLQQGIPSSSVKRSQSFNGKYLLSRYGRSQKKPNAPLRSF from the coding sequence ATGGGTctgcatcatcatcatcacagaAAGTTGATGCCATTGCCAGAAAAAATCTGCGGGTTAATTTGTCATGTGAAGAAGTCCGAGCCTTGTTCCTCAGATTGCAAAGTTTGCCTTAAGATCTGTCTAACCAATCCCCAATATCCTTCTTTTTATTattctcctccaccaccacaagTTCCTCCTTTTCAATCATatgatgatgttgttgatggcgcAGATCAAGCATACAACCACAAAATCTCCACCTATTTGTTCCTTGCACTTGCTCTTCTAACTGCTGCTTTCTTTGTCGTTTCTTGTCGTGCCATCTATACCAGGTTTAGCTCAAGGAGGAGGGTATCATCACCATCAACATCAAGGCGCCAAACCCAAACAcaccatgatgatgatgattttgttGATGATGAAGAGCATCATGGCCGTATGGTTGACCACCCCATATGGTATATCCGCACCCTTGGCCTTCAGCAATCAATTATCAATGCCATCACAGTTTGTAAGTATAAGAAAGGAGAAGGTTTGATTGAAGGAACGGATTGTGCTGTTTGCTTGAGTGAGTTCCAAGAGGATGAGAATCTCAGACTTTTGCCAAAATGTCAGCATGCTTTTCATCTTCCTTGTATTGATACCTGGCTTAGGTCTCATACCAATTGTCCCATGTGCCGGGCTCCAATTGTTGCTGAGATTGAGTCTTCTAGTTTTGTTGATTCAAATTCCTTGGAAAATAGCCATATGGAAGTTTTGGAGAATAGTGCTCCTGGTGGTTCTGAATTGATGAATAATAATAGGGTAGAGGAAGTAGGCCAATtggaagaagttgttgatgatgatggaGTGAGGGTTTGTGAAACTGAAACCCCGGTTGAAGATGTGGCCGCAAGCATTCGTCCTAGAAGATCTTTTTCTCTGGATTCTTTTTCTGTTGCAAATTTCAATCTTGCTCTTGCAACAGCAGAATCTTATGGCAACTCAAAAAGAGTGCAGGGAGGTGTGGATGATATTGATGATCCTACTGCTTCAAAGGGGGTTATTGGAAACGATTTGGCAACTTCTTCCAAAGGTAGCTCCTCTTTCAGGTTAACAAGATATCTGCAGCAGGGTATTCCTAGTTCTTCAGTGAAACGGTCACAGTCCTTCAATGGGAAATACCTTCTATCCCGGTATGGCCGCAGTCAGAAGAAGCCAAATGCTCCTCTGAGAAGCTTTTGA
- the LOC114423331 gene encoding classical arabinogalactan protein 1-like — MTSSSSALVLLLAAIFVFSAVAQSPASSPESPATPPKAATPSPSSSKSPPAVSPTPSPSGGISPPSPPSSVPASSPSSISSPPSDAPAPSENAAVSNGFAAAGSVVVGLVAAASLIM; from the coding sequence ATGACTTCTTCCTCTTCCGCACTCGTTCTTCTGCTCGCGGCGATTTTCGTCTTCTCCGCCGTCGCACAATCTCCGGCTTCGTCTCCTGAGTCCCCTGCTACTCCACCGAAAGCCGCCACTCCCTCGCCTTCTTCGTCCAAGTCTCCACCCGCTGTTTCTCCGACACCTTCACCTTCCGGCGGAATCTCTCCGCCATCTCCTCCTTCTTCAGTACCGGCGTCTTCTCCGTCATCGATCTCTTCCCCTCCGTCCGATGCTCCCGCACCGTCCGAGAATGCCGCCGTCTCGAATGGATTCGCCGCCGCCGGATCTGTCGTAGTCGGTCTCGTCGCCGCCGCCTCATTGATCATGTGA
- the LOC114422167 gene encoding pentatricopeptide repeat-containing protein At5g09450, mitochondrial-like: MAHRSLFLSLRRNSGLACLLNRTRFVSSGAVSSDLVEESVEGVDDDLRSRIFRLRLPKRSATNVLQKWVLQGNPVTLSQLRDISKELRRSQRYKHALEISEWMVSHEEYELSDSDYAARIDLTTKVFGIDAAERYFEGLPLATKTAETYTALLHSYAGAKLTKKAEELYQRIKDSNLSFDAVTYNEMMTLYMSVGQFEKVPSVVEELKQQKVSPDIFTYNLWISSCAAILNIDEVRRILDEMSHGAGSNESWIRYLNLANIYISVGHLDNASSNTLVETEKRITQRQWITYDFLIILYGGLGSKDKLDQIWNSLRMTKQKMISRNYICIISSYLMLGHTKEVGEVIDQWKQSTTTDFDMLACKKIMVAFRDMGLAEIANNLNMILIEKNLSLGSD, from the exons ATGGCGCATCGCTCACTTTTCCTCTCTCTCAGACG GAATAGCGGTTTGGCTTGTCTCCTGAACCGAACAAGATTCGTGTCTTCGGGTGCTGTGAGCAGTGATTTGGTGGAAGAGAGTGTGGAAGGTGTTGATGATGACCTAAGGAGCAGAATCTTCAGGCTTAGGCTCCCCAAGCGAAGCGCCACCAACGTTCTTCAGAAATGGGTCCTCCAAGGGAATCCTGTTACGCTCTCTCAGCTTCGGGATATATCCAAAGAGCTTCGAAGATCTCAACGTTACAAACACGCTTTGGAG ATATCTGAGTGGATGGTTAGCCATGAGGAATACGAGTTATCAGACTCTGATTATGCAGCCCGCATAGATTTGACTACCAAAGTTTTTGGCATTGATGCTGCAGAGCGCTACTTTGAGGGTCTACCTCTTGCTACAAAGACTGCTGAAACATACACAGCACTCCTCCATTCTTACGCAGGAGCAAAATTGACTAAAAAGGCTGAGGAACTTTATCAAAGGATAAAGGATTCAAACCTTTCCTTTGATGCCGTTACTTACAACGAAATGATGACTCTTTACATGTCAGTGGGGCAGTTTGAAAAGGTCCCATCGGTTGTTGAAGAACTGAAACAACAAAAGGTTTCCCCTGATATCTTTACTTACAATCTATGGATAAGTTCCTGTGCCGCCATTCTTAATATTGATGAAGTTAGGAGGATTCTTGATGAAATGAGTCATGGTGCTGGTTCTAATGAAAGTTGGATAAGATATTTGAACCTGgccaatatatatattagtgtaGGTCATCTTGATAACGCAAGTTCCAACACACTTGTTGAGACTGAGAAAAGGATCACCCAAAGGCAATGGATAACTTATGACTTCTTAATCATTCTATACGGTGGGTTGGGAAGTAAGGATAAACTTGATCAGATATGGAATTCCTTAAGAATGACCAAACAGAAAATGATTAGCAGGAATTACATCTGCATCATTTCTTCCTATCTgatgcttggtcataccaaagAAGTGGGTGAAGTTATTGATCAATGGAAGCAATCAACGACCACGGATTTTGATATGCTTGCCTGTAAAAAGATTATGGTTGCTTTTAGGGACATGGGCTTGGCTGAAATAGCCAACAACTTGAATATGATTCTCATTGAGAAGAACCTCAGTCTTGGAAGTGATTAA
- the LOC114422168 gene encoding H/ACA ribonucleoprotein complex subunit 4-like: MSESDTKKKKQQQRSGGKHEGEEGLMIKPQSFTPPIDTSQWPILLKNYERLNVRTGHYTPIPSGYSPLKRPLSEYLKYGVLNLDKPANPSSHEVVAWIKRLLRVEKTGHSGTLDPKVTGNLIVCIDRATRLVKSQQGAGKEYVCIARLHSAVPDISKVSRALETLTGAVFQRPPLISAVKRQLRIRTIYESKLLEYDPDRHLVVFWISCEAGTYVRTMCVHLGLLLGVGSHMQELRRVRSGIMGEKDNMVSMHDVMDAQWVYDNYRDETYLRRVVMPLEILLTSYKRLVVKDSAVNAICYGAKFMIPGLLRFENDIDVGEEVVLMTTKGEAIALGIAEMTTAVMATCDHGVVAKIKRVVMDRDTYPRKWGLGPRASMKKRLISEGKLDKHGKPNEKTPQEWLRNLVLPTGGDSMIAGLAAAPEPEDDKLQKKEEGDGEGKKRKKHESTDSLVAVPAKKAKVVDEVEELEKLEKVKVKKVDEETVEVEVEKKEKKKKKKKDKENSEVASSDEEKTEKKKKNKVEDGSPELDKSEKKKKKKKDKAAAAAAEISNGKVDDSKADKSEKKKN; the protein is encoded by the coding sequence ATGTCTGAGTCGgacacgaagaagaagaagcagcagcAGCGCAGCGGCGGAAagcatgaaggagaagaagggtTGATGATCAAGCCCCAGAGCTTCACTCCCCCCATCGACACCTCCCAATGGCCCATTCTCCTCAAAAACTACGAGCGCCTCAACGTCCGCACCGGCCACTACACCCCCATTCCCTCCGGCTACTCCCCCCTGAAGCGCCCCCTCTCCGAGTACCTCAAATACGGCGTTCTCAACCTCGACAAGCCCGCCAACCCTTCCTCCCACGAGGTCGTGGCCTGGATCAAGCGCCTCCTCCGCGTCGAAAAAACCGGCCACTCCGGTACCCTCGACCCCAAGGTCACCGGTAACCTCATCGTCTGCATCGACCGCGCCACCCGCCTCGTCAAGTCCCAGCAGGGCGCCGGTAAAGAATACGTCTGCATCGCCCGCCTCCACTCCGCCGTCCCCGACATCTCCAAGGTCTCCCGCGCCCTCGAAACCCTTACCGGCGCCGTCTTCCAGCGTCCCCCCTTGATCTCCGCCGTCAAGCGCCAGCTCCGGATTCGGACCATCTACGAAAGTAAGCTCCTTGAGTATGACCCTGATAGGCACTTGgttgttttctggatttcctgTGAGGCTGGTACCTATGTTAGGACCATGTGTGTTCACTTAGGGTTGCTTCTTGGTGTGGGTAGCCACATGCAGGAGCTTAGGAGGGTTAGGTCCGGGATCATGGGGGAGAAGGATAACATGGTCAGCATGCATGATGTCATGGATGCTCAGTGGGTTTATGATAATTATAGGGATGAGACTTATTTGAGGAGGGTTGTTATGCCCTTGGAGATTCTCTTGACTAGCTATAAGAGGCTTGTTGTTAAGGACTCTGCTGTCAATGCTATTTGTTATGGTGCTAAGTTCATGATTCCTGGGTTGCTTAGGTTTGAGAATGATATTGATGTTGGGGAGGAGGTTGTACTTATGACTACTAAGGGTGAGGCTATTGCTCTTGGGATTGCTGAGATGACTACTGCTGTTATGGCCACTTGTGATCATGGGGTTGTGGCCAAGATCAAGAGGGTGGTCATGGATAGGGATACTTATCCAAGGAAGTGGGGTTTGGGACCCAGGGCTTCCATGAAGAAGAGGCTTATTAGTGAAGGGAAGCTCGATAAGCATGGGAAGCCCAATGAGAAGACTCCACAGGAGTGGCTTAGGAATCTGGTTTTGCCAACTGGTGGGGATAGCATGATTGCTGGCTTGGCTGCTGCACCGGAACCTGAGGACGACAAACTTCAGAAGAAGGAGGAGGGAGATGGGGAagggaagaagagaaagaagcaTGAAAGCACAGATAGCCTGGTTGCTGTTCCTGCTAAGAAGGCGAAAGTGGTAGATGAAGTGGAAGAGCTTGAAAAGCTAGAAAAGGTGAAGGTGAAGAAGGTAGATGAAGAGACTGTGGAGGTTGAAGTtgagaagaaagagaagaagaagaagaagaagaaggataaGGAGAACAGCGAGGTGGCCTCTTCGGATGAGGAGAAaactgagaagaagaagaagaataaggtTGAAGATGGTTCGCCGGAGTTAGACAAGtctgagaagaaaaagaaaaagaagaaagacaaaGCTGCTGCCGCTGCTGCTGAAATTAGCAATGGAAAGGTGGATGACAGTAAAGCTGATAAGagtgaaaagaagaagaattaa